The Denticeps clupeoides chromosome 5, fDenClu1.1, whole genome shotgun sequence genome includes a region encoding these proteins:
- the hsf2bp gene encoding heat shock factor 2-binding protein: protein MKADDPSTLCTRLEDSGRDSFVRVRKRDLEKLSTEVMQLRDFLHRVLNGSLIETLHKARLAETQKDHAEQELEQQRQECLHLDSRLGAAQKECQAEREEKLVLREQLLECREQLQQQAEFCTELGAAACTLLWSASGKEEAVRDMLADGKLEPFLSLAGQTLESFVKSLGEEVKPPQVEHNSHEYQFVLALAGFVTNLAAVTSGRDFLSSSSHVLLDTLMQLLGLMKPGVFNKLKVLMLMALYNVSISVKGLKYISGSPGLLPLISALLEDADAEVCLHALRLLQSLLLEDEVLAHVAPDLLTSLPLHRIRQLASSRHPALRQTAQETLDDLGSVNPTQQNEICEKTAFQGKRKP from the exons ATGAAAGCAGACGACCCGTCGACGCTGTGCACAAGACTGGAG GACTCAGGAAGGGACAGCTTTGTACGAGTCCGGAAGAGAGACCTGGAAAAACTCTCTACTGAGGTCATGCAGCTGCGCGATTTCCTGCACAGAGTTCTTAATGGCAGTTTGATAGAAACTCTCCACAAAGCCCGTCTGGCAGAAACAC AAAAGGATCACGCTGAGCAAGAGTTGGAGCAGCAGAGACAGGAGTGCCTGCATCTGGACTCACGCCTCGGCGCTGCTCAGAAAGAGTgtcaggcagagagagag gagaagCTGGTGTTACGGGAGCAGCTGTTGGAGTGCCGTGAGCAACTCCAGCAGCAGGCAGAGTTCTGCACTGAACTCGGGGCGGCAGCCTGCACCCTTCTCTGGAGCGCCTCTGGCAAGGAGGAGGCCGTCAGAGACATGCTGGCCGAT ggaAAGCTAGAACCCTTCCTGAGTCTGGCAGGACAAACTCTGGAAAGCTTTGTCAAATCCCTGGGTGAGGAGGTCAAGCCCCCGCAGGTGGAGCACAACTCGCATGAGTACCAGTTTGTCTTGGCTCTGGCTGGCTTTGTCACTA ATTTAGCAGCAGTCACCTCTGGGCGGGACTTCCTGTCTTCTTCATCCCATGTCCTGCTGGACACACTTATGCAACTGCTGGGACTAATGAAACCAGGAGTCTTCAACAAACTCAAAGT GTTGATGCTGATGGCCCTGTATAACGTCAGTATCAGTGTGAAGGGCCTGAAATACATCAGCGGAAGCCCTGGACTGCTTCCTCTCATCTCCGCTCTGCTGGAGG ATGCCGATGCTGAGGTTTGCCTTCACGCGCTGCGGCTGCTCCAGTCTTTGCTTCTGGAGGATGAGGTTCTGGCTCATGTGGCCCCAGACTTACTGACCTCCCTGCCCCTTCATCGCATCCGGCAGCTAGCTTCCAGCCGCCACCCCGCCCTCAGGCAGACAGCCCAGGAGACTCTCGACGACCTTGGCTCTGTTAACCCCACACAGCAAAATGAGATCTGTGAGAAGACAGCATTCCAAGGAAAGAGGAAACCGTGA
- the LOC114790605 gene encoding serine/threonine-protein kinase SIK1-like isoform X1, giving the protein MVSVSDGEQKAPSTPHCRPLQVGFYEIIRTLGKGTFAVVKLARHKVTRTQVAIKIIDKTRLVSADLEKINREVQIMKLLNHPNIVRLYQVMESKNMLYIVTEYAENGDMFEYLTSVGRLSEDEARRKFWQLLEAVEFCHQHQIVHRDLKSENLLLDRDMNIKLADFGFGNFYTPGQKLCTACGSPPYAAPEVFEGKMYEGPQLDIWSLGVVLYVLVCGTLPFDGDGLYNLRLRVTEGRFRIPFFMSQDCESLIRRMLVVDPAKRISLAQIRQHRWMQADPVAAQQTASHRSVSDYAGVGGYSEPILSIMQTLGIDRQRTVESLQSKSFNHFTAIYCLLLERVIEHRSKRQNQQAGVSIQHECSPKTSPVKAPVQKCSTSHSSLQKTDEDESQPGTNHQESAQDSIRSPDCGQGISELSKPLHHSSPPSLSPSAGAFSTLTSTGNLGANSRGQTATQNILCQSTSQGTHHHASHPSPGFHEGRRASDTSLSPGMKGCRQKLRSNIHTKGLQGVNRYKGLVRQPWPLQKVHHSPQTLGTGNLLSDCQSVEQNLLKKSSLRPSNLQQDALQISSQKFPLGHSVAPVSFFHHPPLSTCYLQQSLPHNPGLLHHAASSRTSSSSSSHSSCSSSTAMVASAAQLLEVRLQICKQSEKQCQQSGETL; this is encoded by the exons ATGGTGAGCGTGTCGGACGGGGAGCAGAAGGCTCCCTCGACCCCGCACTGCCGACCGCTGCAGGTCGGCTTCTACGAGATCATCAGGACTTTGGGAAAGGGAACCTTCGCTGTTGTCAAGCTGGCAAGGCACAAAGTCACCAGGACGCAG GTTGCCATAAAAATAATTGACAAAACGAGACTGGTCTCTGCTGACCTGGAGAAGATCAACAGAGAAGTTCAAATCATGAAGCTCCTCAACCACCCCAACATTGTCAGGCTCTACCAG GTCATGGAATCAAAGAATATGCTGTACATTGTGACAGAGTATGCCGAAAACGGAGATATGTTTG AATATTTGACATCTGTTGGTCGACTAAGCGAAGACGAGGCTCGTAGAAAGTTCTGGCAGTTACTGGAAGCAGTAGAGTTCTGCCACCAACATCAAATTGTGCATCGTGACCTCAAGTCTGAGAACCTGCTACTAGACAGAGACATGAACATTAAACTGGCTG ACTTTGGTTTCGGAAACTTCTACACTCCAGGACAGAAGTTGTGTACTGCCTGTGGAAGTCCTCCCTACGCTGCTCCGGAGGTTTTTGAGGGGAAGATGTATGAGGGACCTCAGCTGGATATCTGG AGCCTGGGTGTGGTGCTGTATGTTCTGGTCTGTGGTACTTTACCCTTTGATGGAGATGGCCTGTACAATTTAAGACTGAGGGTCACTGAAGGACGATTCCGAATCCCCTTCTTCATGTCACAAG ATTGTGAGAGTCTGATCCGGAGGATGCTGGTCGTGGACCCGGCCAAGAGAATCAGCCTTGCCCAGATCAGGCAGCACCGCTGGATGCAGGCAGATCCAGTTGCTGCCCAACAGACTGCATCACATCGCTCTGTCTCAGACTATGCGGGTGTGGGGGGCTACAGCGAGCCGATACTGAGCATCATGCAGACACTGGGCATTGACAGACAGCGCACAGTAGAG TCTCTGCAGAGCAAGAGCTTCAATCACTTCACCGCCATCTACTGCCTCTTGCTGGAGAGGGTCATTGAGCACAGATCCAAGCGTCAAAATCAGCAGGCTGGGGTTTCCATCCAACATGAGTGTAGCCCCAAAACATCCCCAGTAAAGGCACCCGTACAGAAATGCTCCACTTCACATAGCAGTCTCCAGAAGACAGATGAAGACGAGAGTCAACCTGGAACCAATCATCAAGAGAGCGCTCAGGATTCCATCAGAAGCCCAGATTGTGGGCAGGGTATTTCTGAGCTGTCCAAACCTCTCCATCACAGCAGTCCTCCAT CCCTTTCACCCTCTGCTGGAGCCTTTTCCACCCTGACCTCCACTGGGAACTTGGGGGCAAACAGCAGAGGCCAGACGGCCACACAGAACATTCTATGTCAGTCCACCAGTCAAGGGACACATCACCATGCAAGCCACCCCTCTCCAGGTTTTCATGAGGGCCGGAGAGCTTCAGACACGTCACTGTCACCAG gTATGAAGGGATGCCGCCAGAAGCTCAGGAGCAACATTCATACTAAAGGCCTTCAGGGTGTGAATCGATACAAGGGTTTAGTGCGCCAGCCATGGCCGCTTCAAAAGGTTCATCACTCCCCTCAGACCCTTGGGACTGGAAACCTCCTGTCTGATTGCCAGTCCGTGGAACAAAACCTACTGAAAAAGAG CAGTTTGAGACCAAGCAATCTTCAACAAGATGCACTCCAGATTTCTTCCCAAAAGTTTCCCCTTGGGCATTCAGTTGCCCCAGTCTCGTTCTTTCATCACCCTCCATTATCCACATGTTACCTCCAGCAGTCCTTACCCCACAATCCAGGACTCCTCCACCATGCTGCTTCCAGCAGAACCTCTAGCTCTTCATCCTCCCATTCCTCCTGCTCATCTTCCACTGCCATGGTGGCATCTGCTGCACAGCTCCTAGAGGTCCGACTTCAGATATGTAAGCAGTCAGAAAAACAGTGCCAGCAATCTGGGGAGACACTGTAA
- the LOC114790605 gene encoding serine/threonine-protein kinase SIK1-like isoform X2, giving the protein MVSVSDGEQKAPSTPHCRPLQVGFYEIIRTLGKGTFAVVKLARHKVTRTQVAIKIIDKTRLVSADLEKINREVQIMKLLNHPNIVRLYQVMESKNMLYIVTEYAENGDMFEYLTSVGRLSEDEARRKFWQLLEAVEFCHQHQIVHRDLKSENLLLDRDMNIKLADFGFGNFYTPGQKLCTACGSPPYAAPEVFEGKMYEGPQLDIWSLGVVLYVLVCGTLPFDGDGLYNLRLRVTEGRFRIPFFMSQDCESLIRRMLVVDPAKRISLAQIRQHRWMQADPVAAQQTASHRSVSDYAGVGGYSEPILSIMQTLGIDRQRTVESLQSKSFNHFTAIYCLLLERVIEHRSKRQNQQAGVSIQHECSPKTSPVKAPVQKCSTSHSSLQKTDEDESQPGTNHQESAQDSIRSPDCGQGISELSKPLHHSSPPSLSPSAGAFSTLTSTGNLGANSRGQTATQNILCQSTSQGTHHHASHPSPGFHEGRRASDTSLSPGMKGCRQKLRSNIHTKGLQGVNRYKGLVRQPWPLQKVHHSPQTLGTGNLLSDCQSVEQNLLKKSLRPSNLQQDALQISSQKFPLGHSVAPVSFFHHPPLSTCYLQQSLPHNPGLLHHAASSRTSSSSSSHSSCSSSTAMVASAAQLLEVRLQICKQSEKQCQQSGETL; this is encoded by the exons ATGGTGAGCGTGTCGGACGGGGAGCAGAAGGCTCCCTCGACCCCGCACTGCCGACCGCTGCAGGTCGGCTTCTACGAGATCATCAGGACTTTGGGAAAGGGAACCTTCGCTGTTGTCAAGCTGGCAAGGCACAAAGTCACCAGGACGCAG GTTGCCATAAAAATAATTGACAAAACGAGACTGGTCTCTGCTGACCTGGAGAAGATCAACAGAGAAGTTCAAATCATGAAGCTCCTCAACCACCCCAACATTGTCAGGCTCTACCAG GTCATGGAATCAAAGAATATGCTGTACATTGTGACAGAGTATGCCGAAAACGGAGATATGTTTG AATATTTGACATCTGTTGGTCGACTAAGCGAAGACGAGGCTCGTAGAAAGTTCTGGCAGTTACTGGAAGCAGTAGAGTTCTGCCACCAACATCAAATTGTGCATCGTGACCTCAAGTCTGAGAACCTGCTACTAGACAGAGACATGAACATTAAACTGGCTG ACTTTGGTTTCGGAAACTTCTACACTCCAGGACAGAAGTTGTGTACTGCCTGTGGAAGTCCTCCCTACGCTGCTCCGGAGGTTTTTGAGGGGAAGATGTATGAGGGACCTCAGCTGGATATCTGG AGCCTGGGTGTGGTGCTGTATGTTCTGGTCTGTGGTACTTTACCCTTTGATGGAGATGGCCTGTACAATTTAAGACTGAGGGTCACTGAAGGACGATTCCGAATCCCCTTCTTCATGTCACAAG ATTGTGAGAGTCTGATCCGGAGGATGCTGGTCGTGGACCCGGCCAAGAGAATCAGCCTTGCCCAGATCAGGCAGCACCGCTGGATGCAGGCAGATCCAGTTGCTGCCCAACAGACTGCATCACATCGCTCTGTCTCAGACTATGCGGGTGTGGGGGGCTACAGCGAGCCGATACTGAGCATCATGCAGACACTGGGCATTGACAGACAGCGCACAGTAGAG TCTCTGCAGAGCAAGAGCTTCAATCACTTCACCGCCATCTACTGCCTCTTGCTGGAGAGGGTCATTGAGCACAGATCCAAGCGTCAAAATCAGCAGGCTGGGGTTTCCATCCAACATGAGTGTAGCCCCAAAACATCCCCAGTAAAGGCACCCGTACAGAAATGCTCCACTTCACATAGCAGTCTCCAGAAGACAGATGAAGACGAGAGTCAACCTGGAACCAATCATCAAGAGAGCGCTCAGGATTCCATCAGAAGCCCAGATTGTGGGCAGGGTATTTCTGAGCTGTCCAAACCTCTCCATCACAGCAGTCCTCCAT CCCTTTCACCCTCTGCTGGAGCCTTTTCCACCCTGACCTCCACTGGGAACTTGGGGGCAAACAGCAGAGGCCAGACGGCCACACAGAACATTCTATGTCAGTCCACCAGTCAAGGGACACATCACCATGCAAGCCACCCCTCTCCAGGTTTTCATGAGGGCCGGAGAGCTTCAGACACGTCACTGTCACCAG gTATGAAGGGATGCCGCCAGAAGCTCAGGAGCAACATTCATACTAAAGGCCTTCAGGGTGTGAATCGATACAAGGGTTTAGTGCGCCAGCCATGGCCGCTTCAAAAGGTTCATCACTCCCCTCAGACCCTTGGGACTGGAAACCTCCTGTCTGATTGCCAGTCCGTGGAACAAAACCTACTGAAAAAGAG TTTGAGACCAAGCAATCTTCAACAAGATGCACTCCAGATTTCTTCCCAAAAGTTTCCCCTTGGGCATTCAGTTGCCCCAGTCTCGTTCTTTCATCACCCTCCATTATCCACATGTTACCTCCAGCAGTCCTTACCCCACAATCCAGGACTCCTCCACCATGCTGCTTCCAGCAGAACCTCTAGCTCTTCATCCTCCCATTCCTCCTGCTCATCTTCCACTGCCATGGTGGCATCTGCTGCACAGCTCCTAGAGGTCCGACTTCAGATATGTAAGCAGTCAGAAAAACAGTGCCAGCAATCTGGGGAGACACTGTAA
- the cryaa gene encoding alpha-crystallin A chain codes for MDIAIQHPWFRRALGSLYPGRLFDQFFGEGLFDYDLFPYAASTISPYYRHSLFRNFMEYANTGVSEVRSDRDKFTVFLDVKHFSPDELNVKVAEDYVEIRGKHGERQDDHGYVSREFHRRYRLPSSVDQSAVTCTLSSDGMLTICGPKSGGTDAARADRNIPVIREDKTNSTPSS; via the exons ATGGATATTGCCATCCAGCACCCCTGGTTCAGACGTGCCCTTGGATCCCTGTATCCAGGCCGCCTGTTTGACCAGTTCTTCGGCGAAGGCCTGTTCGACTACGACCTCTTCCCCTACGCTGCCTCCACCATCAGCCCTTACTACCGACACTCACTCTTCCGCAACTTCATGGAGTATGCTAACACTGGTGTCTCTGAG GTGAGGTCTGACAGGGACAAGTTCACAGTCTTCCTGGATGTGAAGCACTTCTCCCCTGATGAGCTAAATGTGAAGGTGGCCGAGGACTACGTGGAGATCCGCGGCAAGCATGGCGAGAGACAG GATGACCATGGCTATGTTTCGCGCGAGTTCCACCGCCGCTATCGCCTGCCCTCCAGTGTGGATCAGTCTGCTGTCACCTGCACACTGTCATCTGACGGCATGCTCACCATCTGCGGCCCAAAGTCCGGCGGCACGGATGCGGCCCGCGCCGACCGCAACATTCCCGTAATCCGCGAGGACAAGACCAACTCTACCCCTTCCTCCTAG